TCTACTCTATGAGAACAGCTTCTTCCTATCCATTGACCATATATGCAAACTTTGTGAAGCAAGCTCTTACTTTCATCATTCCCCTTGGAACCGCCGCATTTTATCCCGTTTCTTATCTCACAGGTAAGACAAATTCAATTCTTGCACTTCTCTCACCAGCGATAACCTTTGTTGTTTTTCTACCTATTAGCATTGGATTCTGGAAGCTCGGTGAAAGGCATTATTCCAGTACCGGTACCTGAAGAGGAGGTGGTCTCATGGGTGAATACATTGAGGTTTCCAATCTTTGTAAAGACTACACAATATACAAAAGGAGGGGTCTCAGGCGTGAAAAAGAAATAGTCCATGCAGTCAGAAACATCAGCTTTGGCGTTAAGAAGGGCGAATTCCTGGGATACATTGGACCAAATGGTGCTGGAAAATCCACGACAATAAAGATGCTCACCGGAATACTAACTCCAACTTCTGGAGAAGTTAGGGTTGCAGGTTTCTGTCCCTGGAAGGAAAGAAGAAAGTATGTGAAAAACCTCGGCGCTATTTTCGGGCAAAAGACACAGATGTGGTGGGACCTACCAGTAAAAGACACATACAAGGTTTTGAAGGCTATATACAAGGTTCCAGAAGCTAAATTTAGAAAGCAATTAAGCTTTCTTATAGACAGACTCGAAATAATGGAGTTCTATGAGCAACCGGTTAGGCAACTGAGTCTTGGTCAAAGGATGAGGGCAGAACTGGCAGCATGTATGATACATGATCCGGACATTCTATTTCTCGATGAACCAACAATCGGTCTCGATGTAGTATCTAAACACAGGGTATTGAATTTCCTCAAAGAACTAAATGCGGAAGGAAAAACGATTTTTCTCACGACTCACGACCTCAATGATATTGAAACTCTGTGCAGAGAAATTCTTATAATCAACCATGGGAGATTGATTTATAAAGGTAGTTTAACTGCATTGAAAAAGATGGTGGCACTTCCCCGACTGCTAAAGATCAGATTGAAGGAAGGTCACTACTCCCTTTCCCAAACCCAAAGGAAATTTATCGAGATCTATAACGGGAACTACAATGAAAAAGAAGGAGAAATAGTAATAAGAATCGAAAATTCTCATAAGCCTGCAATCCTAGCAAGGAAGGTTCTCCAGGAATTTGAAATAGAAGATTTCAAGATACAGGATCCGGGAATCGAAGAAGTGGTAAGAGA
This genomic interval from Kosmotoga pacifica contains the following:
- a CDS encoding ABC transporter ATP-binding protein, whose product is MGEYIEVSNLCKDYTIYKRRGLRREKEIVHAVRNISFGVKKGEFLGYIGPNGAGKSTTIKMLTGILTPTSGEVRVAGFCPWKERRKYVKNLGAIFGQKTQMWWDLPVKDTYKVLKAIYKVPEAKFRKQLSFLIDRLEIMEFYEQPVRQLSLGQRMRAELAACMIHDPDILFLDEPTIGLDVVSKHRVLNFLKELNAEGKTIFLTTHDLNDIETLCREILIINHGRLIYKGSLTALKKMVALPRLLKIRLKEGHYSLSQTQRKFIEIYNGNYNEKEGEIVIRIENSHKPAILARKVLQEFEIEDFKIQDPGIEEVVRDIYRN